From Tripterygium wilfordii isolate XIE 37 chromosome 13, ASM1340144v1, whole genome shotgun sequence, the proteins below share one genomic window:
- the LOC120012376 gene encoding UDP-glycosyltransferase 73C1-like has translation MASKPNPLHFVLFPFMAQGHITPMIDIARLFAERGVLITIVTTPVNAARIKPILDRAIESGLPIKLVEVQFPCSEAGLPDGCESIDMLPSPGLGLRFFEATDMLLEPVEKKLEGIAPKPSCIISDICLPYTSHIAKKYRVPRISFNGYCCFSMLCWHNLQVFKVLKNITSEDEYFIVPGLSDRIEMTKAQLPWYNLTSTDKFINQVVSAEGSSYGFIINTFENLEPEYVKDYKRAKENKVWCVGPVSLCNKDKFDKVHRGNKTSIEEYECTKWLESWQPGSILYVCLGTLCNLIPSQLIELALGLEESDKPFIWAIRGGDKTKEFENWISENGYEERIKGRGLLIRGWAPQILILSHPAIGGFLTHCGWNSTLEAICAGVPMITLPLLGDQFLNEKLVVQVLRIGVRVGVDAPLLWGEEETSGWLVKKEDVKNAIDKLMGQGEEKERIGQRAKALGQMSKRALEKGGSSHIDITSLIEEIKQQTCHEEPI, from the coding sequence ATGGCTTCCAAACCCAATCCACTTCACTTTGTCTTGTTTCCTTTCATGGCTCAGGGACACATAACCCCCATGATAGACATTGCAAGACTCTTCGCAGAGCGTGGAGTCTTGATCACCATAGTCACGACGCCAGTAAATGCGGCCCGGATCAAACCGATTCTTGATCGTGCCATTGAATCTGGACTCCCAATCAAGCTGGTAGAAGTTCAGTTTCCATGTTCAGAAGCAGGATTACCAGATGGATGCGAAAGCATTGACATGCTGCCTTCACCAGGCTTAGGCCTAAGATTCTTCGAAGCAACAGACATGCTGCTAGAGCCAGTAGAGAAAAAGTTGGAAGGGATAGCACCAAAGCCAAGCTGCATCATATCTGACATATGCTTGCCATACACAAGCCACATTGCAAAGAAGTATCGCGTGCCAAGAATTTCATTTAATGGatattgttgtttttctatGTTGTGCTGGCATAACTTGCAGGTTTTTAAGGTTCTGAAGAACATTACGTCTGAAGATGAATACTTCATTGTCCCAGGTTTATCAGATCGCATTGAAATGACTAAAGCACAACTACCTTGGTACAACCTTACTTCAACAGACAAGTTCATAAACCAAGTAGTCTCGGCAGAGGGGTCCTCATATGGTTTTATCATTAATACATTTGAAAATCTGGAGCCAGAATATGTGAAAGATTACAAAAGAGCTAAAGAAAATAAAGTGTGGTGTGTTGGTCCTGTTTCGCTGTGCAACAAAGACAAGTTTGATAAGGTTCATAGGGGTAACAAGACCTCAATTGAAGAATATGAATGCACAAAGTGGCTTGAATCATGGCAACCCGGTTCGATACTCTATGTCTGTCTTGGAACTCTTTGTAATTTGATACCATCACAATTGATAGAGCTTGCATTGGGTCTAGAAGAATCTGACAAGCCATTCATTTGGGCAATAAGGGGAGgagacaaaacaaaagaatttgAGAATTGGATTTCAGAGAATGGATATGAAGAAAGGATCAAAGGAAGAGGCCTTCTGATTCGAGGTTGGGCTCCACAAATACTAATCCTATCACACCCTGCAATTGGAGGGTTCTTAACACATTGTGGTTGGAATTCAACACTTGAAGCAATATGTGCCGGTGTGCCAATGATCACATTGCCTCTTTTAGGAGATCAATTTCTTAATGAGAAGTTAGTTGTGCAAGTTTTAAGAATCGGTGTGAGGGTTGGGGTGGATGCTCCTTTACTATGGGGAGAGGAAGAGACTTCAGGGTGGTTGGTGAAGAAGGAAGATGTAAAGAATGCCATAGACAAGCTGATGggtcaaggagaagaaaaggaacgGATAGGACAAAGAGCAAAAGCGCTTGGGCAGATGTCAAAGAGAGCATTAGAGAAAGGTGGATCTTCTCATATTGACATTACATCGTTAATAGAAGAAATCAAGCAACAAACTTGCCATGAAGAACCAATCTAG
- the LOC120012422 gene encoding thaumatin-like protein 1, giving the protein MMIMRAVLLFGLTLAFFFNGILTGTGGPAPTTGFELSAKTSQSVECNGAGAIPPASLVEFTLAPDNGKDFFDLSLVDGFNLPLTITPQGGSGPNCTTTRCQGDVNSVCPSELAIKGSGGDVIACKSACLALNEPQYCCTGSFGSPDTCKPSNSSNIFKGMCPQAYSYAYEDRTSTFTCSGGANYDIVFCE; this is encoded by the exons ATGATGATCATGAGAGCTGTCTTACTTTTTGGCCTCACGTTGGCGTTCTTCTTTAATG GGATTCTAACCGGCACTGGCGGGCCAGCGCCCACAACAGGGTTCGAGCTATCGGCCAAAACATCACAATCC GTCGAGTGTAACGGTGCGGGTGCCATCCCACCAGCCTCACTAGTCGAGTTCACGTTAGCACCCGACAATGGTAAAGATTTCTTCGATCTCAGCCTCGTCGACGGCTTCAATCTGCCTCTCACAATCACACCACAAGGAGGGTCCGGTCCAAATTGCACCACCACCAGGTGCCAAGGCGACGTGAACTCCGTTTGTCCATCAGAATTGGCCATCAAAGGGTCCGGCGGGGATGTGATCGCTTGCAAGAGCGCGTGTTTGGCGTTGAATGAGCCGCAGTACTGCTGTACGGGGTCGTTTGGATCGCCTGATACGTGCAAGCCAAGTAATTCTTCGAATATTTTCAAGGGAATGTGTCCACAGGCTTATAGTTATGCTTATGAGGATCGTACTAGCACGTTTACGTGTAGTGGTGGAGCTAATTACGATATAGTGTTCTGTGAATGA
- the LOC120013647 gene encoding histone H2B.3-like produces the protein MAPKKAEKKPAEKKPAAEKSPAAAEKKPRAEKKLPKDASSAGDKKKKRTKKSVETYKIYIFKVLKQVHPDIGISSKAMGIMNSFINDIFEKLAQESSRLARYNKKPTITSREIQTAVRLVLPGELAKHAVSEGTKAVTKFTST, from the coding sequence ATGGCTCCCAAAAAAGCTGAGAAGAAGCCCGCGGAGAAGAAGCCAGCCGCCGAGAAATCCCCTGCCGCCGCTGAGAAGAAGCCGAGAGCAGAGAAGAAGCTGCCGAAGGATGCATCGTCCGCCggtgacaagaagaagaagcggaCCAAGAAGAGCGTAGAGACTTACAAGATCTACATATTCAAAGTCCTGAAGCAGGTTCATCCTGACATCGGGATCTCGAGCAAGGCCATGGGTATCATGAACAGCTTCATCAACGATATTTTCGAGAAATTGGCCCAGGAGTCATCTCGTCTGGCGAGATACAACAAGAAGCCGACGATTACTTCGAGGGAGATCCAGACGGCGGTGAGGTTGGTCTTGCCTGGTGAGCTCGCCAAGCACGCTGTGTCCGAGGGTACCAAGGCTGTTACTAAGTTTACAAGTACTTAA